Within the Elusimicrobiota bacterium genome, the region ATTGTTTTGAATAACATAAGTAGTTATTGATAATAAGTCAATCGGAACAGAACTAATTTTGACTGCATTCTCTATTGCATTTCCAGTAACTTCTGCTTTTCCATTTAATTTCACTGTCTCACCATAGACATCGCCAATAACTTTTGCCTGACCGTTTATATCAACTTCACCATTGCTTCTTATATCACCTGTTACCTGTGCCTTACCATTTATCTTTGCTTCATCTATACCAATTAACGCATAATCAGGAATTATCGTAACAAACACTGTGTAGGATTTTATTGCTTCTGTATTTTCTACATTATCTATTGACCGATAGTAGATCGTATGAACACCCTCGGTAGAAAGGTAGAAGGTAGACAGGTAGACGGTGAAAGATGAATCGTCAATTGAGTACTCTGTTTTATTTACGCCGGATGCGACATCATTTGAAACCGGGTCCGACGCTGTCAATGTGAGCGGAGTATTCGGCGAGATATACATTTCGTTGAATGCTGAAAACTTCGGCTCACCGATAACAATATCTGTAACTGGTGGTGTGCCGTCAACATAAAAAGTTTTTGAGTTGATGAGTTCGGTGTTGTTGAGATTATCAACAGCGTAGTATTTTACAGTATGAATGCCTTCGGGAAGAATAAAGTGTATTGTGTATTGTGTAAAGTGTAATGTATCAGTTGAATAATAAATTTCTTTCAAGCCAGAGGCTACTCCATTAATTACAGGGTCTTCTGCTGTGATAATTATCTTTGTTTCAGGTGTGATGTATGTCTTTCCATCTACCGTCTCACTCCTACCATCTACCATTAGTTGACTTCCCGGCTTTGTATTGTCCAGTTTTACCGTGTTATCTCTCACCGCTTCTGTGTTTTCTACATTGTCTATTGAATAATATGCTACTGTGTAAATACCATCCGCACCTGTGATACTATATGTTGATGTGTATTTAGTATATTCAGGATTTACATTCGTGGAATTGCTAATTGAATATCTTGTTTCTTTTACACCTGATGGAATTGTTCCTGAGTCAATCGCAACAAGTAAAAATTGCGAATCCGATGTTATGTATTCATCGTATTTTGGCTCACTCACAGATTCAAATGTCTCGGGTGAAGAGTTATCTATTACCACTTTTAATGATTTTTCTTGCTCGCAATTCAGTAAGTTATCGTAACTGCGATAAGTCATTGTGTGTTCTCCTTCAGGTAAGGTAGAAAGGTAAAAGGTAGAGAGGTAGATGGTAAAACCACCATCATCTATTTTGTATTCGGTATACTTCACTCCACAGGGAATTATTCCACCGTCTATCGCTGTAAGCATTATCGCTGTCTCACTACTTACAAATATTTTATCTCCTATCTCATATCTCGGAACTCCTATCTGCAGTTGCGTCGTCGGTGCAGTAGTATCCACAATAACTTCAAGTGACTTCGCCTGTTCTGTGTTGCCAATAACATCAACGCTGTAATATGTAATTGTGTGAGAACTTTCAGAAGGAATGGTAAATGGTATACGGTAAACGGTAGACGGCAAACCATCTATTGAGTATCTTATTTCTTTCACTCCTAATCCTTTCTCGTCACCAACTTCTATCAAATCATCAGCGGCACTCAAGGTTATCGGCGTGGCGCTGGTTATGTAATTGTTGTATTTCGGATTGCCAACCGTTAGGGTTGTCCTCGGTGGTTTCGTATCCCAGATTACCTCAAACTTCGCGGTTGTTGAAGATGAATAATGTCCCAGACAATCACTCGCTTCCACCGTCAGCGTGTAGAAACCGTAATATGGTAAATCCAGCGGTTCTATTTTATCACCAGCTTTCACATATACTTTTTGACCTTGGACTTCGGACTTCGGACTTTCTACAAGTGTTAAATATGCTGTTGTATTTACAGGACTTAAATCCTTAATCTCAATATCAATCTTAATCTTATCAATTGTTGCTATGTATTTTCTATCGGCTATAGCAGTACTTATCGTTATCTCAGGCGATGTATTGTCCAGCACTATCGTTTTTGTCTTTATCGGTTCTTTATTTTCTACATTGTCA harbors:
- a CDS encoding LamG-like jellyroll fold domain-containing protein; the protein is NRILIRSDRISVTLKIGNNYYYHTALVPITKDVWHHYGVTYDGECVKIYLDGVVVYTGVQTGNLDNDGMPTRIGAGAIGLYWDWYLFEGKIDEVGLYSRALTAEEIQVRVGLVSTVTKLCDGEHTLSYYSADNVENKEPIKTKTIVLDNTSPEITISTAIADRKYIATIDKIKIDIEIKDLSPVNTTAYLTLVESPKSEVQGQKVYVKAGDKIEPLDLPYYGFYTLTVEASDCLGHYSSSTTAKFEVIWDTKPPRTTLTVGNPKYNNYITSATPITLSAADDLIEVGDEKGLGVKEIRYSIDGLPSTVYRIPFTIPSESSHTITYYSVDVIGNTEQAKSLEVIVDTTAPTTQLQIGVPRYEIGDKIFVSSETAIMLTAIDGGIIPCGVKYTEYKIDDGGFTIYLSTFYLSTLPEGEHTMTYRSYDNLLNCEQEKSLKVVIDNSSPETFESVSEPKYDEYITSDSQFLLVAIDSGTIPSGVKETRYSISNSTNVNPEYTKYTSTYSITGADGIYTVAYYSIDNVENTEAVRDNTVKLDNTKPGSQLMVDGRSETVDGKTYITPETKIIITAEDPVINGVASGLKEIYYSTDTLHFTQYTIHFILPEGIHTVKYYAVDNLNNTELINSKTFYVDGTPPVTDIVIGEPKFSAFNEMYISPNTPLTLTASDPVSNDVASGVNKTEYSIDDSSFTVYLSTFYLSTEGVHTIYYRSIDNVENTEAIKSYTVFVTIIPDYALIGIDEAKINGKAQVTGDIRSNGEVDINGQAKVIGDVYGETVKLNGKAEVTGNAIENAVKISSVPIDLLSITTYVIQNNDNAKIPHTQKGKSPIDEELKFKIADKDTITLSSGTYYFTEMDVSGEATVNISGAVNILCTGKVKISGKSGFNSSGNISDLIIFVDKEQKEDDNDKGKEKDKNKDDDDKIEAGEIKVDGESQLTAIVYAPYSEIKVDGKGNAVGSYFGLESDVNGEATVSINKPTTLLASAPISQDINRAISDFVKGEIYSFPNPAKGGKYPTIHIEVGVADKVEIRIYNIAGELIHSTEITEPPQDRNNDGRYAYEYPWDISDIASGVYIYLVRAKKSGYPDIKAQGKCAVIK